GAGCCCTGGCTTTGCCTCCAAAAGCCCAGCaacaggagcaaggagagccCACTGGGGTCTTCACAAGAAGATAAGGGTGATGAATGTGAGAGAGActgggtgagaccttgtctgggGATGGGTAAAGGTTCCAGAATGTTCCAGGGGAACTGACCCTGACTCCATGGCAAAAAAGGACACTGGTGAAGTAGCGGTAGCACTCCTCCACGTTGCCCAAGGGGGTTGCTGGTAGGGAAAGCAAGATGCAGCAGTGAGGCCCTCTCtggtatccattcattcacttcaTTCAACAGCTGTTTATGACCATGAGCTTCAGAAGCAGACAGATCTGGGTTTCAGCACTGGCTTGTTTCCTTAACTCATGTAACAAATATTGAACACCCACTATATGCCCACTGTATGCTGTTTTAGGCactgaacaagacagacaaggtccTGCCCTTACGAAGCTTATATTCTAGGGGAATAAACCAAGAAATAGATCATTTCAGCTATTAAACATTCTGAAGCAAGAGCTATTAAACATTCTGAAGCAAGAGCTATTAAACATACTAAAGCAGGTGTTATTGTGCACTatgcatatatttgcatatattatttctCAGAACAGTCCTGTAAAATGTGTGGTGTATCCTTAATTTCTAGATAAGGAAGCAGTGGATTGGAAAGCTGATGGCTTGTGTATGATGATGCTACTAATAATGACATATTCCAGGCAGAAATCCCCTGCTTCTGCTTCCCATGGTCACTTGTGCCAGCCCCGGTTCCTCTTCTCCCTGGGGCTCAAACCTGGTAGCTGCCCCCTCTCACCAATACAAGCCTTGTGAAGATCCTGGAGCAGGGCACAAGCCGCTGACGTCTGCTCCAGTGAGAAGCCCTGCTGGCGGCAGAAAATGAGCGCGTGGCAGAAGAGGTCCAGGGTGATGGCGTCCCGCAGGCTCTGCTCAGGACACCCTAGCTCCAGCAGCTCAGCCAGCACCcttgggagggagagaggagtgaGTGACAACTGGGCCTCCTTTCATCACTCTACACCCACCACATGCTTTGGAGTCAGCCATTCCTCATGTTTTCCCAACCTGACCCCTCAGCCTTTGCCAAGAGCTCTTCCCGCGCCCCCCTCAGTCCCTACTCCCTCATCTCCTCAGCATTGGTGGTCTTCTCCAGCTGGTGCATGGAATGGACGTCCAGGTACTTCCTGttatagtaaaagaaaaagagtattgGTGGCCGTTACCTATCATGACAGGGCTGTGACAGCTAGTGCGTGAGACTGGGAGTTGGCCACCGGCGTGAAGCTGGGCTCTTTTGCCAGCTTGCTGTGTAACTGCAAATCGTTAACTCTCTGGGCCTAAATGAACTCTTATGAGCCTCTCCATTTCTAAAGCCTAGGGTTAGGaatcttgaattcttttttctgctcTGCCACTACCTTGTATGACCTTGGTCAAGTACTCCCTGTGGCCCTCAGTGTCCCCCTCTGTACAATACTCCTTAGCGGCCATGAGACTCCATTTACATTCTGTCTTTGGCTCTTTTTTTCTCACACTGCCTCCTCTTTGGACTGGAGAGGCTGGAAAGCCAACTTCCAGTCACCTGGAGTAATTGCATCTCCAGGCCTcagtctcatctgtaaaatggggatgtccTGGCCACAGACAGGACTGTTGGGGAGACAATAAAGGAAGAACGCAAATATTCAGTGTAATTTTTGTCTCTTCACACTCACCACATGCAGATCCGGGGTCGGGGCAGCGGCGGCTGCGGAAAGAAAGCGAATTGGGGAAGGCAGCTGCGGTGTCCGGGCCCGTAGCGAATCTCCAGCAGGCCGGAGAAGCCGCTGTAACTTGCCATCTCAAGGACTAAGAAGGAGAGGCGCGGGCGAGGGAGGGCTTCAGCAGGCCCTAGGTGCTCTACGCGAGCACAGTAACCACCGGGGTCACACACCCTTGCCTCTCCTCGCCCAAGCAGCCCGGGAGACGTCCCGAACGTTAGTAAGCATAATGACAGGTGGCGCCTGCGGGGGAGCCGGTTTATAAATATTCACGAGCAGACCAGAGTGTCCCGCCCTCACCGGAAACAAGTTGGCTCCGGGGTCTTCATCCGCtttcgccgccgccgccgtcgtCCACTGAGTCCACACACTCGCACGCGTCCGCGCGGCCGACCCATGCACTGAGCTGCGATCCTTCCCCGCTTCCCGCCGCAGCTCGGAGAGATGTTCAAGCTCCGACTGCACCCTCATTCCCAAAAAGTGGCTGGTCTTGCGGTTGAGCATCTCTCCGCTCTTCCGTGCCGCGGGGCGCCCCGGGCTCCCGCCGCCTCGGTTCCAGGACAGCCAGCGCTCGGTCGGCGGCTACCAAGACCGGGCCCGTTCGCCTCGCTCCGGCCAATCTACGCGCGGAGAGGCGCGGCGGGGCGAATCCGTGGGGGCGTCTCCCTCCGTCTCAACGGCGACGGTTGCCAAGGGGGCTTATGAGGGAAGGAAGGCGGAAAGCGCAGGCTCACGCCAGTGGGTGCGAAGAGAACGCGCAGATACGTAAGAAGTTGCGAGTGCCCACCTGGGCTCCCTCTCTTCCAAGTTGCTAATACGAGGGCCGGCgctgtcctccaggctgggaAGTGGGAGCGCGGTGTCAGTTACTATGGGAACTGCCTCTTGGCCAATCACCGAGAGAAAGAGGAGGTGTTTGGGAAGAAGCCAGAGGACCCGAGTGGCGGGACCAAGCGTAACCAATAGAAGCAGAAGATAAAGAAGTTTCCTCACATCCGGGGCTGCCTTTGGCGCCTGCGCCCTGCGCACCGTTGGGGGGCGGCCAGTGACGTCCAGTGACGTCCGGTGAAATTCAAGATGGCGGCGCTAGGCTGACCCTGCTGCTGGTGAGGGCTCTGGCGCCGGGGGGGACGGGATCCAGCAGGTGTGTGCAGGGTGGAGGGTGTTTGGGGCTGTGGAACACCAGCCGTTCCCACATCTCTGCTCTGTGTCTTCTGCAGGTGACGGAAGTACCGCCTCCTCCCGTCTGACGCCCCTCAGGGGACCCTGCGCCGCTCCAGCCGCCGCGGCCATGTCTGGGCCAGGCAACAAACGCGCCGCCGGCGACGGGGGCTCAGGGCCCCCGGAGAAGAAGCTGAGTCGTGAGGAGAAGACCACCACGACTCTTATCGAGCCCATTCGTCTTGGAGGCATCTCTTCCACGGTTCGTGGGCTCTTGCTTTAACCCTCAGAACTTCCCAGAGCCCTCCATCTGTTCTCTGGCCAAACTGTCCGCAATATTACACCCACTTCCCCAAGTTTAGCAAGGTCCGCGTTACAGGACCTTGAAAGAAAGGTCAGAAAGAAGCTCAGAACACGACGCCTGTCTTCcctttacagataggaaaacagGTTTCCAGGGGGCGTGTGATTTGTCAAAGACTAAGGATTTACAAGGGGACAGGCAGTAACAACGTGAGCCTCCTCACAACAAAGACACTTTGGCTGTGTGTTGTCTGAGCCTCCTTAGATTCTGTTAGCGGTTAGTGTGGGAATACCTCCATCTCCCATGCATTCCAGATgctctgctcctctctctctctctgtgattGGTTTGTGGGCCCTGCTTGACCCTCTCGTCGGCCCCTTTGTTTCCTTTGGTAGGAGGAGATGGACCTGAAGGTACTACAGTTCAAGAACAAGAAACTGGCAGAGCGTCTGGAACAACGGCAGGCTTGTGAAGATGAACTCCGAGAACGAATTGAGAAGTTGGAGAAGCGGCAGGCCACAGATGATGCCACACTCCTCATCGTCAATCGCTACTGGGCCCAGGTGGATACCTTCTGCTTTCAAAGACCAGGCCTTGATTCAGCTGCCAATCCCCAGATTCCCCTGCTAGGAAAGGAGTATCATGTTGGAAAGCACTAAGGGATTCATAACATTTTTGATGTTTTCTCCTTCCAGCTGGATGAAACTGTGGAAGCCCTTCTCCGATGCCATGAGAGCCAGGGGGAGCTGTCTTCAGCGCCTGAGGCACCTGGGACCCAGGAGGGGCCAACATGTGATGGGACTCCTCTCCCAGAGCCGGGGACATCAGAGCTGAGAGGTAGGACCAGAGTGCTGGGATCTGGGGAGCTTAAGTTCTGGGAGAAGTCCTAGGGAGGAGGGGACTTTGGTGTTGGGCCCCTGAATTGCCTGCCTTACTACTTCTCATGAAATGGATTTCATGTTTGGGCAGTAAAGTGCAGTGCACAAAAACACAGGCTTTAGACTCTGACTAACTTGGTTTATAGAGCAATTCATGTTTTGACACCCATTTGTTTCAAAACAGTATTATGGTTGAGTATTAACTATGTATTTGACGCTTCCTAGAAATGAGTGTTGCACTTGCTATGAGAAAGGAAATTATAAACATAGTAAGCAGAAAGTACTGGGGCTCCTGAAACGGAATGATtgcgtgtgcatgcatgtgtgtgtgattcTAATTATATTGGTAAAGCACAGGAAGCTTCCCTGAGGATGTGATACGCAACTCTGTAGCTTTGAGGAAATTACTTTACCTCGCTGAATTTCATTTGTCTCACTTTCAGCATGGAGATAATAGTGCACTATAGGTTGTGTTGATTAAGTGAACCATGAGTATTGAAGGGCTCAGTCTGGAACTTGGTACAGAGTGGTAGTAACTGCTGCTCTTATCCTCATGAGGGTCTGTCCATTCCTTCCAGACCCCTTGCTGATGCAGCTGCGGCCCCCTCTCAGTGAGCCGGCCTTGGCTTTTGTGGTGGCACTGGGTGCCAGCAGCAGTGAGGAGGTGGAGCTGGAGCTGCAAGGCCGAATGGAGTTCTCCAAGGCAGCTGTGTCTCGTGTGGTAGAGGCCTCAGACCGCCTACAGCGCCGGGTGGAGGAACTCTGTCAGCGAGTGTACAGCCGAGGTGGGTTCTTTGTGCCCATACCCAAGGGGTGTCCATCCCCACCTGCATCTTGATGGCACCCCTTCCTGATTCCCCTAATGCCCGAGTCCAAGGGCGGCCAGAATTTCCCAAGGAATAAATCAGCCATGTTCTTGGAAGAGGTAGGTTAGGCTGTAGATGGGGGTTCCAACTTTGATTCCGGGATTGAATGCTAGAGAGATGGGTTGGAGGAGTTGTTGATGCCGGTAGAGCCTCCTGGCCAGAGGCCCCTCTGGAGCACTTGGTGTGGGTTGCGGATCCACAAGGCATAGCTTCAAGGGCTCAGGCCTTGTAGGTTGACAGGCTTCTCCCACCTTAGTTCTGCCACCCTCACCTGGACATGCTGGGAAAGTGGCTCCCCTCTCTGAGCTGGTTTTCTTCTCTGTGCAGTGGGGATAAAGACTCCTGGCTTTGTCATGAGAAATGGGCAAGACAGCTGGTGGATCACACTGGGTATATAGCAGACTCCAGAATGAGTTAGTTGTTTGCCCCATTGCCCTGAGCTGGGCTCTTACCTGGGCCCTGCCTTCCCAGGGGACAGTGAGCCCCTCAGTGAGGCGGCTCAGGCACGCACCCGAGAGCTGGGCCGTGAGAACCGGCGACTGCAGGACTTGGCCACTCAGCTGCAGGAGAAACACCACCGCATCTCATTGGAGGTGAGGAGCCGGGGGCTTTGGGGGTGGGATTAGAATCAGGCAGGATTTGGGTTAGATGGGCACTCAGGGACCTCAGGAACCAAGTCCCCCATCCAAGCATCTGCTCCCTCATTGTTCCCAGTACTCTGAGCTCCAGGATAAAGTGACATCGGCAGAGACCAAGGTGCTGGAGATGGAGACAACAGTGGAGGACTTGCAGTGGGACATCGAGAAGCTGCGGAAGCGAGAGCAAAAGCTCAATAAGCACCTGGCAGAGGCCTTAGAGCAGGTGGGGCAGGGGTGCTGGGGCAGGTGAGGCAAGGCTGGGCCCTTGGGCCTTAGCTCCTCCCCTCTACATCCATTGCCTGTCTGTTTTCTCTCCACAGCTTAACTCTGGCTACTATGTATCTGGGAGCTCCTCAGGCTTCCAGGGGGGCCAGATCACACTCAGCATGCAGAAGGTGAGTGGCGTTTTCCTCCCACCCCTTCTCACAACCTCTTCTCTGTTGCACTCTTGAAATTCCCCTCAGGACAAAGGACAAACATCCATCTCCGAGGCCCTTCCTGGTCACTCCTGCTGCTGTTTCTTTCATGCATTCATATACTTGTTGAGTAGATTTTTGAACACTTAGTGCTAGGCACGAGGCATATTGGCGAGAACAAAATAGAGGTCAAAACTTTCATGGACcagacaagaaataaataaaagaatatgttTTTAGGTTTTACTTGTGGTAACAGACAAGAAATCAGTAAAATAGCATATCAGTGTGTTATGAGTACCACAAAGATAAGGCACAGAAGAGAGAGCTAAGAGTGAGTTGGAGTCAGTTGGCATCTGGTGGTCACTGTGCCCTTTTTCCCTTTATTAGCACTTTAGGCCTTCCTGGAATGCTTCCGTGACTCCCCATCAGTTAAGAGCCTTAGTTCCCAGCACCGACCATGCAGTAttgaattttctcccatttttctggGAGCCCTTAGGAAAGTACTTGGTTTGGGGTGTCAGAATCGATCATTGCCCTGCACGGGGTGCTTGGGGTGGAGTGTATGCTGGGGATGTAAGGGAGGCCTGCTGCCACGTCTGGCCCTGCCTCCCATGGCCCTGCCTCCCACTCCTCAGTTTGAGATGCTGAATGCAGAGTTAGAGGAAAACCAGGAACTGGCCAACAGCCGCATGGCAGAGCTGGAGAAACTGCAGGCCGAACTTCAGGGGGCTGTGCGGACCAATGAGCGCCTCAAGGTGGGCTGCCGTAGGGGCTGAGAGGGCCTGGGCCTGTAAGGGAGGGACTGAGCCCTGAATCCTGTTGCTGATCCCATTTGGGCATCCCTGCCCCAGGTGGCCCTGCGGAGCCTTCCTGAGGAGGTAGTGCGGGAGACGGGGGAGTACCGCATGCTGCAGGCCCAATTCTCACTGCTCTACAACGAGTCTCTGCAAGTGAAGACCCAGCTAGACGAGGCTCGGGGCCTGCTGCTGGCCACAAAGAACTCCCACCTGCGACACATCGAGCACATGGAGGTATGGCCCTGGAACAGGCGTTAGGGCTGGGCTAAGGGCCAAACTGTTAGTGTTGACGTGTTTGTGCCTTCCGAGGCCCTGTGTGCCAGCCAGGGGTCCCTGGGGAATAGATTCTTCCTAAGATACTGAGTCCTGAGGTGGGACCGAGGGGCTGTGTGGGTCCTTAACACATCAACCCACAGAGCGACGAGCTGGGGCTGCAGAAGAAGCTACGCACAGAGGTCATTCAGCTGGAGGACACGCTGGCCCAGGTACGCAAGGAGTATGAGATGCTGCGCATCGAGTTTGAGCAGAATCTGGCGGCCAACGAGCAGGCGGGTATGTGGTGAGGATAGGGCGGAGGTGGGGCCTTATCTGGGAGTGCTGGGCCTTGGTGTGGGGCTGCTGCTTATCCAGATGCAAGAGGCTAAGGCTGTTTTTTTCACAGAGCCTCGGCTTCCTATGCAAAACAGGGCCTGCACTGCTTGGCTCCCAGGCACAGTGAGGGTCACGCCAGCTGGGGTGGCTGATGGAGCAGGCACATGCAGAGTCTGAGCTGTCAGCCCTGTCCTCATTCTTCTGGTCTGATGACGTCTCTGTCTCTCAGATACTTGTGTTACAAAGATTTATCAAATGCCACCTCTGagccaggctctgttctagggTTTGGGGTTATgccagtgaacaaaacagaattcCTGCCATGTGGAGCAACATTCTGATACAAGACAGACTAGAGGAAGACGAACtaatagaagaaaaatggaaaatgtgtTAGCTCTTGACAGATAGGAAAGTAAAGCAGAAAAGGAAGATAGGAAGTATCAGGAGAAAGGGTGTTGCAATTTTGGATAGGAGGCCAGGGAAATGTACTGGGAAGGTGATATTTAAGAATCTAGAAGAAGTTGACTAACTTTTGTGAATGTTACAGTTACCTTCTCTATTAAAGGGAATTggatgtataaaaaaaaaaaagaaaaaacctaggccaggtgtggtgattcatgtctgtaatcccagcactttgggaggccaaggtgggaggatcacttgaggccaggaatttgagaccagccagggcaacaaagtgagacactgtttctatttaaaacaaaaaacaacaaaaaaaaatattctacatTAGCAAAAATCGTATGAATAGGCAGTGTCAAGTTAATTTTGGGTGAGTTTCCTTGAAGTCAGCATTATTTACTTTGATGAGTTCATGCTCCGTTGAGGCTGCAATGTTCCCCTCCTGCACAGTGGGAGTGATGGCATAGCCTCTTACCCCACTGAGgggttgaagtcctaacccagGAACTGGTTCTGACACCTTTACTTGCTGATGTTCCTCCAGGGCCCATCAACCGTGAGATGCGCCACCTGATTAGTAGTCTTCAAAACCACAACCACCAGCTAAAAGGGGACGCCCAGCGATACAAGCGGAAGCTTCGAGAAGTACAAGCTGAGATTGGCAAGGTGAGAAGGGGCCTGCCTGGGAAAAGGTTTGGCTAGACTCCAGTGAACACCATCTGACTTCAtccctcttcctctctgcctTTGCAGCTCCGGGCCCAGGCCAGTGGCTCTGCCCACTCCACCCCCAACCTGGGCCACCCAGAGGATTCTGGCCTCAGTGCCCCAGCCCCAGGGAAAGAGGAGGGTGGGCCAGGCCCTGTCAGTACCCCCGACAACAGAAAGGAGATGGCTCCAGTGCCTGGCACCACCACTACTACCACTTCAGTGAAGAAGGAGGAGCTGGTCCCCTCTGAAGAGGACTTCCAGGGTGTAACCCCTGGGGCCCAGGGCCCTTCCTCCCGGGGCCGAGAACCTGAGGCCAGGCCCAAGCGGGAGCTTCGGGAACGGGAAGGTCCCGGCCTAGGACCTCCACCTGTAGCCTCCACTCTCTCAAGGGCTGATCGGgagaaggccaaggtggaagaaaCCAAGCGGAAGGAATCAGAACTCCTCAAGGGTCTCCGAGCAGAGCTCAAGTGAGGCTCTGTTCCTGTCTCCTTCCTGACCCTGCCAGGTGGCCTCTAGTCCCACTCACTAAGACTTCCTCCTGTACCTTCTTGCCAGGAAGGCCCAGGAGAGCCAGAAGGAGATGAAACTGCTGCTGGATATGTACAAGTCAGCGCCCAAGGAGCAGCGGGATAAGGTGCAGCTCATGGCAGCGGAACGCAAGGCCAAGGCCGAGGTGAGGGCAGCTGGGGCTTGTGGGGCATTCAGAAAGGCAGAGCAGAGTCCTAGCTCAGCAGGAAGCAGTGTCAAGAGAGTTTCTTTTTCCCTGTGCTATAGGTTGATGAGCTGCGGAGCCGCATCCGGGAATTGGAGGAGAGGGATCGAAGGGAGAGCAAGAAGATCGCAGATGAGGATGCCCTGCGGCGCATTCGGCAGGCAGAGGAGCAGATAGAACACCTGCAGCGCAAGCTGGGTGCCACCAAGCAGGTGCGGCCCATGTGGTGCCCTCGTGTCAGAGCACAGGGAGTTCCCTTCATACCCTGTTTGGTGCCTCTAGTGCCTGCAGCACCTTGATGATCTGGGTCCCCTCTGTGGTTCTTTGCTTCGCTGCGTTTTCCCATGGTTCCCCCACAGCCATCCTGTCCACTTCCCACGTTCCATCTTGTCTCTGTCCACTTgctgcaggaggaggaggctcTGCTCTCAGAGATGGATGTGACAGGTCAGGCTTTTGAGGACATGCAGGAACAGAACGGGCGGCTGCTACAGCAGTTGCGGGAAAAGGATGATGCCAACTTTAAGCTAATGTCAGAGCGGATCAAGGCCAACCAGATTCACAAGCTGCTGCGGGAGGAGAAGGATGAGTTGGGCGAGCAGGTCCTTGGCCTCAAGTCCCAGGTATGGCCGCCACCAGCTTGcaggctggagctggagaggTGGGGGTCATGGCCCTGAGTCCTCCTCTGGTCCTTAGGTGGATGCCCAGCTGCTGACTGTGCAGAAGCTGGAGGAGAAGGAGCGAGCCTTGCAGGGCAGCCTCGGGGGTGTGGAGAAGGAGCTGACGCTGCGCAGCCAAGCCCTGGAGCTCAACAAGCGGAAGGTGAGGCTGGGCCAGGGGGACACACAGCTTGGGCTGCTGGCTCACCTCCTCACCTTCCGGTTCTGCTCAGAGCACCCGACGCAATAGCCTGAGGTGAAGCCAGGCTGTCACAGAACAGCTCACACATATTGAACATTTACATGTGCCAGACCACATGCTGAGTACTTGACATGCTTGGTCACATTTCAGTCTCACTAATCCTATCAAGATGGTGTttacgggcgtggtggctcacgtctgtaatcccaacactttgggaaacagaggcgggaggtttgcttgaggccaggagttggagaccagcctgggcaacatagtgagaccccatctctacaaaaaaatttttaaattagctgggtgtgctggtgcacgcctgtagtcccagcttctcgagTGACAGGCTGacaggtgagaggatcacttgaacccaggaggttgaggctgcagtgagctacgatcgcaccactgcactgcagtctgggtgacaagagcgagactctgtccctagggaaaaaaaaacaaaagatggattttttttttttttttttttttttttgagatggagtcttgttctgtcgcctgggctagagtgcagtggtgcgatctcggctcactgcaacctctgcctcccaggttcaagcaactctcccacctcagcctctcaagtagctgggattacaggcgcgcaccaccacgcctggctaatttttgtatttttttttagtagagacagggtttcaccatgttgaccaggctggtatcgaactcctgaccttgtgatccacccacattggcctcccaaagtgctggggttacagcgtgagccactgcacctggctggattttgtttttagcctcattttataaataaggaaactgaggctcagggaggtggaTTGTTCTGCTCAAGAGGGAGTGGCCCTAATATTTGGGTCCAAGCCTCCTTGACTCCAGGCTCTACCTTCTAACCACTCGCTGGTGAACTGTAAAGTGGGGATGATGTTCTTTGTCACATA
This sequence is a window from Gorilla gorilla gorilla isolate KB3781 chromosome 18, NHGRI_mGorGor1-v2.1_pri, whole genome shotgun sequence. Protein-coding genes within it:
- the CFAP119 gene encoding cilia- and flagella-associated protein 119 isoform X6, whose translation is MLNRKTSHFLGMRVQSELEHLSELRREAGKDRSSVHGSAARTRASVWTQWTTAAAAKADEDPGANLFPPPLPRPRICMWKYLDVHSMHQLEKTTNAEEMREVLAELLELGCPEQSLRDAITLDLFCHALIFCRQQGFSLEQTSAACALLQDLHKACIATPLGNVEECYRYFTSVLFCHGVRVSSPGTFWNLYPSPDKVSPSLSHIHHPYLLVKTPVGSPCSCCWAFGGKARAPEGSQGSNSESPPQRPPFSIDLFKEEQLLALEDYVVNTYFRHFKLYKYVFTPQVRLDLSLTYMGLQPPKLWPESEMGHVHVLRAYIKTQVNKELEQLQGLVEERLKASKERLSSKLTALERPFQLPPGKGKSKTK
- the CFAP119 gene encoding cilia- and flagella-associated protein 119 isoform X7; amino-acid sequence: MLNRKTSHFLGMRVQSELEHLSELRREAGKDRSSVHGSAARTRASVWTQWTTAAAAKADEDPGANLFPPPLPRPRICMWKYLDVHSMHQLEKTTNAEEMREVLAELLELGCPEQSLRDAITLDLFCHALIFCRQQGFSLEQTSAACALLQDLHKACIATPLGNVEECYRYFTSVLFCHGVRTPVGSPCSCCWAFGGKARAPEGSQGSNSESPPQRPPFSIDLFKEEQLLALEDYVVNTYFRHFKLYKYVFTPQVRLDLSLTYMGLQPPKLWPESEMEKEESKEMEEQAVTLQKEELETVAPPEPEPSHVHVLRAYIKTQVNKELEQLQGLVEERLKASKERLSSKLTALERPFQLPPGKGKSKTK
- the CFAP119 gene encoding cilia- and flagella-associated protein 119 isoform X4, translating into MLNRKTSHFLGMRVQSELEHLSELRREAGKDRSSVHGSAARTRASVWTQWTTAAAAKADEDPGANLFPPPLPRPRICMWKYLDVHSMHQLEKTTNAEEMREVLAELLELGCPEQSLRDAITLDLFCHALIFCRQQGFSLEQTSAACALLQDLHKACIATPLGNVEECYRYFTSVLFCHGVRTPVGSPCSCCWAFGGKARAPEGSQGSNSESPPQRPPFSIDLFKEEQLLALEDYVVNTYFRHFKLYKYVFTPQVRLDLSLTYMGLQPPKLWPESEMGKGECQGRAGLGQAWGHSLFLLLVCRERRKQGDGGAGSYPAERGTRDSGPARARAKPRPRPPSLHQDPSEQRAGAAPGTGGGAAQGQQGKAQQQVDCTRAALPATSG
- the CFAP119 gene encoding cilia- and flagella-associated protein 119 isoform X13, which translates into the protein MLNRKTSHFLGMRVQSELEHLSELRREAGKDRSSVHGSAARTRASVWTQWTTAAAAKADEDPGANLFPPPLPRPRICMWKYLDVHSMHQLEKTTNAEEMREVLAELLELGCPEQSLRDAITLDLFCHALIFCRQQGFSLEQTSAACALLQDLHKACIATPLGNVEECYRYFTSVLFCHGVRVSSPGTFWNLYPSPDKVSPSLSHIHHPYLLVKTPVGSPCSCCWAFGGKARAPEGSQGSNSESPPQRPPFSIDLFKEEQLLALEDYVVNTYFRHFKLYKYVFTPQATSTSSEPTSRPK
- the CFAP119 gene encoding cilia- and flagella-associated protein 119 isoform X3; protein product: MLNRKTSHFLGMRVQSELEHLSELRREAGKDRSSVHGSAARTRASVWTQWTTAAAAKADEDPGANLFPPPLPRPRICMWKYLDVHSMHQLEKTTNAEEMREVLAELLELGCPEQSLRDAITLDLFCHALIFCRQQGFSLEQTSAACALLQDLHKACIATPLGNVEECYRYFTSVLFCHGVRVSSPGTFWNLYPSPDKVSPSLSHIHHPYLLVKTPVGSPCSCCWAFGGKARAPEGSQGSNSESPPQRPPFSIDLFKEEQLLALEDYVVNTYFRHFKLYKYVFTPQVRLDLSLTYMGLQPPKLWPEKKEESKEMEEQAVTLQKEELETVAPPEPEPSHVHVLRAYIKTQVNKELEQLQGLVEERLKASKERLSSKLTALERPFQLPPGKGKSKTK
- the CFAP119 gene encoding cilia- and flagella-associated protein 119 isoform X5, with product MASYSGFSGLLEIRYGPGHRSCLPQFAFFPQPPLPRPRICMWKYLDVHSMHQLEKTTNAEEMREVLAELLELGCPEQSLRDAITLDLFCHALIFCRQQGFSLEQTSAACALLQDLHKACIATPLGNVEECYRYFTSVLFCHGVRVSSPGTFWNLYPSPDKVSPSLSHIHHPYLLVKTPVGSPCSCCWAFGGKARAPEGSQGSNSESPPQRPPFSIDLFKEEQLLALEDYVVNTYFRHFKLYKYVFTPQVRLDLSLTYMGLQPPKLWPESEMGKGECQGRAGLGQAWGHSLFLLLVCRERRKQGDGGAGSYPAERGTRDSGPARARAKPRPRPPSLHQDPSEQRAGAAPGTGGGAAQGQQGKAQQQVDCTRAALPATSG
- the CFAP119 gene encoding cilia- and flagella-associated protein 119 isoform X11, whose product is MLNRKTSHFLGMRVQSELEHLSELRREAGKDRSSVHGSAARTRASVWTQWTTAAAAKADEDPGANLFPPPLPRPRICMWKYLDVHSMHQLEKTTNAEEMREVLAELLELGCPEQSLRDAITLDLFCHALIFCRQQGFSLEQTSAACALLQDLHKACIATPLGNVEECYRYFTSVLFCHGVRVSSPGTFWNLYPSPDKVSPSLSHIHHPYLLVKTPVGSPCSCCWAFGGKARAPEGSQGSNSESPPQRPPFSIDLFKEEQLLALEDYVVNTYFRHFKLYKYVFTPQRKKKARRWRSRQLPCRKRN
- the CFAP119 gene encoding cilia- and flagella-associated protein 119 isoform X2; translated protein: MLNRKTSHFLGMRVQSELEHLSELRREAGKDRSSVHGSAARTRASVWTQWTTAAAAKADEDPGANLFPPPLPRPRICMWKYLDVHSMHQLEKTTNAEEMREVLAELLELGCPEQSLRDAITLDLFCHALIFCRQQGFSLEQTSAACALLQDLHKACIATPLGNVEECYRYFTSVLFCHGVRVSSPGTFWNLYPSPDKVSPSLSHIHHPYLLVKTPVGSPCSCCWAFGGKARAPEGSQGSNSESPPQRPPFSIDLFKEEQLLALEDYVVNTYFRHFKLYKYVFTPQVRLDLSLTYMGLQPPKLWPESEMEKEESKEMEEQAVTLQKEELETVAPPEPEPSHVHVLRAYIKTQVNKELEQLQGLVEERLKASKERLSSKLTALERPFQLPPGKGKSKTK
- the CFAP119 gene encoding cilia- and flagella-associated protein 119 isoform X1 gives rise to the protein MLNRKTSHFLGMRVQSELEHLSELRREAGKDRSSVHGSAARTRASVWTQWTTAAAAKADEDPGANLFPPPLPRPRICMWKYLDVHSMHQLEKTTNAEEMREVLAELLELGCPEQSLRDAITLDLFCHALIFCRQQGFSLEQTSAACALLQDLHKACIATPLGNVEECYRYFTSVLFCHGVRVSSPGTFWNLYPSPDKVSPSLSHIHHPYLLVKTPVGSPCSCCWAFGGKARAPEGSQGSNSESPPQRPPFSIDLFKEEQLLALEDYVVNTYFRHFKLYKYVFTPQVRLDLSLTYMGLQPPKLWPESEMGKGECQGRAGLGQAWGHSLFLLLVCRERRKQGDGGAGSYPAERGTRDSGPARARAKPRPRPPSLHQDPSEQRAGAAPGTGGGAAQGQQGKAQQQVDCTRAALPATSG
- the CFAP119 gene encoding cilia- and flagella-associated protein 119 isoform X9, which produces MLNRKTSHFLGMRVQSELEHLSELRREAGKDRSSVHGSAARTRASVWTQWTTAAAAKADEDPGANLFPPPLPRPRICMWKYLDVHSMHQLEKTTNAEEMREVLAELLELGCPEQSLRDAITLDLFCHALIFCRQQGFSLEQTSAACALLQDLHKACIATPLGNVEECYRYFTSVLFCHGVRRPPFSIDLFKEEQLLALEDYVVNTYFRHFKLYKYVFTPQVRLDLSLTYMGLQPPKLWPESEMEKEESKEMEEQAVTLQKEELETVAPPEPEPSHVHVLRAYIKTQVNKELEQLQGLVEERLKASKERLSSKLTALERPFQLPPGKGKSKTK